TCGCCACCGGGGGCGGTATTGTGATCGAACGCAAGAACTGGAGCTATCTGCAGCATGGAGTCGTCGTCTGGCTCGATGTTTCCGTCGATTTGCTCTACGACCGCCTCAAGGGCGATCAGACCCGCCCCCTGCTGCAGGCCCCGGATCCTAAACAGGTATTGCAAACCTTGCTCAACCAACGGCGATCGCTCTATGCCCAGGCTGATGTGACCATTTCAGTGACCGAACCCCAAGCACCAGAAGCGATCGCTGCTCAAGTACTCGATCGGATTCGCGCCATCCTGCGGCCACCTCACTCCACCGCAGAGTAAAACGATAAGGATTTCATGACATTACCGCCATTGGCTCCTGCTTTCTGCCAAAATCTCTGACAGTTGAGCGTTATGCTCCATCGGTTGTGCCCATCTTCGCCCCTTTGTCACCCATCCGCCCATGATCAACGATAAC
This genomic window from Candidatus Obscuribacterales bacterium contains:
- a CDS encoding shikimate kinase; this translates as MDDFLKGTNLYLVGMMGAGKSTLGKILAHDLGYRFADTDAVIEQAAGQPISAIFAQDGESAFRALETEVLGQLASYTRMAIATGGGIVIERKNWSYLQHGVVVWLDVSVDLLYDRLKGDQTRPLLQAPDPKQVLQTLLNQRRSLYAQADVTISVTEPQAPEAIAAQVLDRIRAILRPPHSTAE